The genomic interval CTGATCATGATGAGATCGATCGTGTGGCACGAGAGGCTGGAGCTCTTATTCATCGACGTGGTGCCGAAGTGTCAAAAGACAGTAGCACATCAGTGCAGGCAATACTTGAATTTTTGGAGATCCAGAAACCAAACTGCGATATTATTGTTCTTGCTCAAATAACTTGCCCGTGTATTAAACCGACTCACTTCCAAGAAATAATGAAGATGTATGAAAGTGGCAACTACGACTCAATATTTAGTGTTGTTCGTCTCCGTTTATTTCGCTGGCAGGAAGACACTGCTGCAGGAGGCACTGTATTGCCACTCAACGTTGATCCATACAATCGACCTCAACGGAAACGATGGAACGGCGAGTTGTATGAAAATGGAGCTGTTTACGTCACTCGCAAAGATCTTCTCGAGAATCATGGCATACTACAAGGAGGCAAGGTTGGATGCTACGAAATGGAGTCACACTTGTTTGTGGACATTGATGTTCCCGATGATTGGCCAATTGCTGAGGATCGAGTACGTAAATATGGCTACAACCCGAAAACAGCAGATCAAAAAATTGTTATCAAGCTGCTTGTTAGTGATGCTGATGGTACGCTGACTAATGGTCAAGCGTATGTTTCTAGTACTAGACGCGAAAGTCGCTCGTATAGTAGTGTGGACTTGACTGCTGTTAGGAAAATTAAGCAGTTGGGCGTGGATGTGCGTATCGTGACCGCCAGCAAAGCAGGTGCTCACGTGCATTGGGCAAAGCAGGCGGATTGTACTATTGCTACAGGAACGACTGACAAGCTGGCTAAAGTTGATGAATGGAGGAAG from Corticium candelabrum chromosome 22, ooCorCand1.1, whole genome shotgun sequence carries:
- the LOC134197187 gene encoding N-acylneuraminate cytidylyltransferase-like; the encoded protein is MAELRTNTSTKKRTIGLILARGGSKGIKLKNIKLLAGRPLLYWTFHALRDSGVVDDIWVSTDHDEIDRVAREAGALIHRRGAEVSKDSSTSVQAILEFLEIQKPNCDIIVLAQITCPCIKPTHFQEIMKMYESGNYDSIFSVVRLRLFRWQEDTAAGGTVLPLNVDPYNRPQRKRWNGELYENGAVYVTRKDLLENHGILQGGKVGCYEMESHLFVDIDVPDDWPIAEDRVRKYGYNPKTADQKIVIKLLVSDADGTLTNGQAYVSSTRRESRSYSSVDLTAVRKIKQLGVDVRIVTASKAGAHVHWAKQADCTIATGTTDKLAKVDEWRKEMGLEWSQVAYIGDDFFDLECIKKAGVSGAPANASREIQQHADYITSSTGGNGAVRDFCKYLMETCCSQQSQ